From a single Paraburkholderia sp. D15 genomic region:
- the secE gene encoding preprotein translocase subunit SecE — MANPSVETVNTSSDKLMLVAGVLLVLAGFVGFFWLSGQEWYVRGAALAVGAIAGVAVGLLSAPGKGFIAFAKDSYKEVRKVVWPTRKEATQTTLVVFGFVFVMAIFLWVSDKSIEWAIFSVILGWK, encoded by the coding sequence ATGGCGAATCCTTCCGTCGAAACTGTAAATACATCCAGCGACAAGCTGATGCTCGTCGCGGGCGTATTGTTGGTCTTGGCCGGGTTCGTGGGGTTTTTCTGGCTGAGTGGCCAGGAATGGTACGTCCGCGGAGCCGCGCTGGCAGTCGGTGCGATAGCGGGTGTTGCAGTCGGTCTTCTCTCCGCGCCTGGCAAGGGTTTTATCGCTTTCGCCAAAGACTCATACAAAGAAGTCCGCAAAGTTGTTTGGCCGACTCGCAAAGAGGCTACCCAAACAACGCTCGTAGTGTTCGGCTTTGTGTTCGTCATGGCCATCTTTCTCTGGGTGAGTGACAAATCCATTGAATGGGCGATTTTCTCGGTGATTCTGGGTTGGAAATGA
- the tuf gene encoding elongation factor Tu, with protein MAKGKFERTKPHVNVGTIGHVDHGKTTLTAAITTVLTQKFGGEAKAYDQIDAAPEEKARGITINTAHVEYETANRHYAHVDCPGHADYVKNMITGAAQMDGAILVCSAADGPMPQTREHILLARQVGVPYIIVFLNKCDMVDDAELLELVEMEVRELLSKYDFPGDDTPIIKGSAKLALEGDKGELGEVAIMNLADALDTYIPTPERAVDGSFLMPVEDVFSISGRGTVVTGRVERGVVKVGEEIEIVGIKPTVKTTCTGVEMFRKLLDQGQAGDNVGILLRGTKREDVERGQVLAKPGSINPHTHFTAEVYVLSKDEGGRHTPFFNNYRPQFYFRTTDVTGSIELPKDKEMVMPGDNVSITVKLINPIAMEEGLRFAIREGGRTVGAGVVAKILE; from the coding sequence ATGGCCAAGGGTAAGTTTGAGCGGACCAAGCCGCACGTGAACGTCGGCACGATCGGTCACGTTGACCACGGCAAGACCACGCTGACGGCAGCGATCACGACGGTTCTGACGCAGAAGTTTGGCGGCGAAGCGAAGGCATACGACCAGATCGACGCGGCGCCGGAAGAAAAGGCACGTGGTATCACGATCAACACGGCACACGTCGAGTACGAAACGGCTAACCGCCACTACGCACACGTCGACTGCCCGGGCCACGCTGACTATGTGAAGAACATGATCACGGGCGCAGCGCAGATGGACGGCGCGATCCTGGTGTGCTCGGCCGCAGACGGCCCGATGCCGCAAACGCGTGAGCACATCCTGCTGGCACGTCAGGTTGGCGTTCCGTACATCATCGTGTTCCTGAACAAGTGCGACATGGTGGATGACGCCGAGCTGCTGGAACTGGTCGAGATGGAAGTTCGCGAACTTCTGTCGAAGTACGACTTCCCGGGCGACGACACGCCGATCATCAAGGGTTCGGCCAAGCTGGCGCTGGAAGGCGACAAGGGCGAGCTGGGCGAAGTGGCGATCATGAACCTGGCCGACGCGCTGGACACGTACATCCCGACGCCGGAGCGCGCGGTTGACGGTTCGTTCCTGATGCCGGTGGAAGACGTGTTCTCGATCTCGGGTCGCGGCACGGTGGTGACGGGTCGCGTGGAGCGCGGCGTGGTGAAGGTCGGCGAAGAAATCGAAATCGTCGGTATCAAGCCGACGGTGAAGACGACCTGCACGGGCGTGGAAATGTTCCGCAAGCTGCTCGACCAGGGTCAGGCAGGCGACAACGTTGGTATCCTGCTGCGCGGCACGAAGCGTGAAGACGTGGAGCGTGGCCAGGTTCTGGCGAAGCCGGGTTCGATCAACCCGCACACGCACTTCACGGCTGAAGTGTACGTGCTGAGCAAGGACGAAGGTGGCCGTCACACGCCGTTCTTCAACAACTACCGTCCGCAGTTCTACTTCCGTACGACGGACGTGACGGGCTCGATCGAGCTGCCGAAGGACAAGGAAATGGTCATGCCGGGCGACAACGTGTCGATCACGGTGAAGCTGATCAACCCGATCGCGATGGAAGAAGGTCTGCGCTTCGCAATCCGTGAAGGCGGCCGTACGGTCGGCGCTGGTGTCGTTGCCAAGATCCTCGAGTAA
- the nusG gene encoding transcription termination/antitermination protein NusG, with translation MSDTPASPSGKRWYVVHAYSGMEKSVQRALQERIERAGMQDQFGQILVPTEEVVEVKGGHKSVTERRFFPGYVLVEMEMTDETWHLVKNTAKVTGFVGGARNRPSPISPREVEKIMSQMQEGVEKPRPKTLFEVGEMVRVKDGPFTDFNGSVEEVNYEKSRVRVSVTIFGRATPVELEFGQVEKL, from the coding sequence ATGAGTGATACTCCGGCATCCCCGAGTGGTAAGCGTTGGTACGTAGTGCACGCCTATTCCGGCATGGAGAAGAGCGTGCAACGTGCACTTCAGGAGCGCATTGAGCGCGCCGGCATGCAAGACCAGTTTGGTCAAATTCTCGTGCCGACTGAAGAGGTGGTCGAAGTTAAAGGTGGTCATAAATCAGTGACCGAGCGTCGTTTCTTTCCGGGCTATGTGCTCGTAGAAATGGAAATGACGGACGAAACGTGGCACCTCGTAAAAAATACGGCAAAGGTGACCGGGTTCGTCGGCGGAGCGCGCAACCGCCCGAGCCCGATTTCCCCGCGGGAAGTCGAAAAAATCATGTCGCAAATGCAGGAAGGCGTTGAGAAGCCGCGCCCCAAAACCCTGTTCGAAGTTGGCGAAATGGTGCGTGTGAAGGACGGTCCGTTTACGGATTTCAACGGCAGCGTCGAAGAAGTCAACTACGAAAAGTCACGCGTCCGTGTTTCCGTTACGATCTTCGGCCGCGCAACGCCGGTCGAGTTGGAATTCGGTCAGGTCGAGAAGCTGTAA